In Carassius carassius chromosome 5, fCarCar2.1, whole genome shotgun sequence, one genomic interval encodes:
- the hspa5 gene encoding endoplasmic reticulum chaperone BiP: MRLVCLFLLVAGSVFAEEDDKKESIGTVIGIDLGTTYSCVGVFKNGRVEIIANDQGNRITPSYVAFTTEGERLIGDAAKNQLTSNPENTVFDAKRLIGRTWGDSTVQQDIKYFPFKVIEKKNKPHIQLDIGSGQMKTFAPEEISAMVLTKMKETAEAYLGKKVTHAVVTVPAYFNDAQRQATKDAGTIAGLNVMRIINEPTAAAIAYGLDKRDGEKNILVFDLGGGTFDVSLLTIDNGVFEVVATNGDTHLGGEDFDQRVMEHFIKLYKKKTGKDVRKDNRAVQKLRREVEKAKRALSAQHQARIEIESFFEGEDFSETLTRAKFEELNMDLFRSTMKPVQKVLEDSDLKKTDIDEIVLVGGSTRIPKIQQLVKEFFNGKEPSRGINPDEAVAYGAAVQAGVLSGEEDTGDLVLLDVCPLTLGIETVGGVMTKLIPRNTVVPTKKSQIFSTASDNQPTVTIKVYEGERPLTKDNHLLGTFDLTGIPPAPRGVPQIEVTFEIDVNGILRVTAEDKGTGNKNKITITNDQNRLTPEDIERMVNEAERFADEDKKLKERIDARNELESYAYSLKNQIGDKEKLGGKLSSEDKEAIEKAVEEKIEWLESHQEADIEDFQAKKKELEEIVQPIVSKLYGSAGGPPPEEGEEQGDKDEL; encoded by the exons ATGCGATTGGTTTGCCTGTTCCTGCTGGTGGCCGGCAGCGTGTTTGCCGAAGAGGACGACAAGAAGGAAAGTATTGGGACAGTGATCGGAATAGACCTCGGGACGACCTACTCCTG TGTTGGAGTGTTCAAGAACGGCCGTGTTGAGATCATCGCCAATGACCAGGGAAACCGCATCACTCCGTCATACGTGGCCTTCACCACCGAAGGTGAGCGACTCATCGGAGACGCTGCTAAGAACCAGCTGACATCTAACCCCGAGAACACAGTCTTTGATGCCAAGAGGTTGATTGGACGCACATGGGGCGACTCGACCGTGCAGCAGGACATTAAATACTTTCCCTTTAAG GTTATTGAGAAGAAGAACAAGCCTCACATCCAGCTGGACATCGGATCCGGTCAGATGAAGACTTTCGCCCCTGAGGAAATCTCTGCTATGGTTCTGACTAAAATGAAGGAGACTGCGGAGGCTTACCTGGGAAAGAAG GTCACACATGCTGTGGTCACTGTGCCCGCTTATTTCAATGATGCCCAGCGCCAGGCCACCAAAGATGCAGGAACCATCGCTGGTCTGAACGTCATGAGGATCATCAATGAGCC AACCGCTGCTGCCATCGCTTACGGTCTGGACAAGAGGGACGGTGAGAAGAACATCCTGGTGTTTGATTTGGGCGGTGGCACCTTCGACGTTTCCCTGCTGACCATCGATAACGGCGTCTTCGAGGTGGTGGCCACCAATGGAGACACTCACCTCGGCGGAGAAGACTTCGATCAGCGCGTCATGGAGCACTTCATAAAGCTCTACAAGAAGAAGACCGGCAAGGACGTGCGCAAGGACAACCGCGCTGTGCAGAAGCTGCGTCGTGAAGTGGAGAAGGCCAAGAGAGCGCTGTCCGCCCAGCATCAGGCCCGCATCGAGATTGAGTCCTTCTTCGAGGGTGAAGACTTCTCCGAGACGCTGACCCGTGCCAAGTTTGAGGAGCTCAACATG GACTTGTTCCGCTCCACCATGAAGCCAGTGCAGAAGGTTCTGGAAGACTCTGACCTGAAGAAGACTGACATCGATGAGATCGTCCTGGTTGGGGGCTCCACTCGTATTCCCAAGATCCAGCAGCTGGTGAAGGAGTTCTTCAATGGAAAGGAGCCGTCCAGAGGAATCAACCCGGACGAGGCCGTGGCTTATGGAGCTGCAGTCCAGGCTGGAGTCCTGTCAGGAGAAGAGGACACTG GTGACCTGGTGCTTCTGGACGTTTGCCCTTTGACCCTGGGCATTGAGACAGTCGGAGGAGTGATGACCAAACTCATTCCCAGAAACACCGTCGTGCCCACCAAGAAATCCCAGATCTTCTCCACTGCTTCTGACAACCAGCCAACCGTGACCATCAAAGTTTATGAAG GCGAGCGTCCTCTGACTAAAGATAACCACCTCCTGGGCACCTTTGACCTGACCGGCATCCCTCCGGCTCCCCGTGGTGTTCCTCAGATCGAGGTCACCTTCGAGATCGACGTCAACGGCATCCTGCGTGTCACCGCTGAGGACAAGGGCACGGGCAACAAGAACAAGATCACCATCACCAACGACCAGAACCGGCTGACCCCCGAGGACATCGAGCGCATGGTGAACGAGGCTGAGCGATTCGCCGATGAGGACAAGAAGCTGAAGGAGCGCATCGACGCCCGAAATGAGCTGGAGAGCTACGCCTACTCCCTGAAGAACCAGATCGGGGACAAGGAGAAGCTGGGCGGCAAGCTGTCGTCCGAAGACAAGGAGGCCATCGAGAAGGCCGTTGAGGAGAAGATCGAGTGGCTGGAGTCTCACCAGGAAGCAGACATCGAGGACTTCCAGGCCAAGAAGAAGGAGCTGGAGGAAATCGTTCAGCCCATCGTGAGCAAGCTGTACGGAAGTGCGGGTGGCCCACCACCAGAGGAGGGCGAGGAACAGGGCGACAAGGACGAGTTGTAG
- the LOC132140564 gene encoding leucine zipper putative tumor suppressor 3-like isoform X1 has protein sequence MGSVGSGASSQRPITMRSVGTRTTPNGPLAAAPPPASARRRLDDRSFSAERIPGPSTKTKGVSADEHSYNTERDFHARNHADTERTAAHNTNRQQMLNGERLVSNVVFANGARREGHRRGESLDLCGNNIVLNNDRNGSQQAPPQPPPQHKDKSKAKPDNHNPPNIQPVSGKLEHAQTSDSLVRPSAFKPVVPKSFHSMQNLVCPLQTSSGTAGQGSSGEKGGPNQDSPGTHGGAGRAGQGSLSDSGRNSLTSLPTYTGSSYGPPPALGPLSASTSHINRLGTVALDKPGYQNGLSASDSGRSSSGKSSSSYQRLSHLSDAPAPLRPSPSSDDVIQDLEERLWEREQEVSEVIHMRRNLDQSEAAIVQVFEEKQRVWEREMEELRQNYAGRLQQVTRRAQRTQHALQAQIARLQQDKRRLQDEMTLLLAQREELEKKCLDFRKEQADILPRLEETKWEVCQKAGEISLLKQQLRESQGEVTQRAGEMVALRGQLKELNAQLREREEAEISLKESFCTKTLELERCEAELQTMLAEVAVLRDKLSAFETEVARLKKALSELSSSSSRSSEPSLTGVGQLVASRSREHLLSPPETPTSLPAFPVLPAPDPMLSLQSDDCKAQRQDSGDLRRQLERLQGELRLERQQRERQALTFAQERQTWQDEKERVLKYQAQLQLSYVEMLQKNQALEERVDKLGAQVVSPSPPEASVSVSISLTSPTPPAEEKKLTEMHQLAPLWPVPTRLERIESTEI, from the exons ATGGGCAGCGTAGGGAGCGGGGCCTCCAGTCAGCGGCCCATCACAATGCGCAGCGTGGGAACCCGCACCACCCCAAACGGCCCGCTGGCGGCCGCACCACCCCCCGCCTCGGCCCGCCGCCGCCTCGATGACCGCAGCTTCAGCGCCGAGCGCATCCCCGGCCCCAGCACCAAGACCAAGGGTGTCTCCGCTGACGAGCACAGCTACAACACCGAGAGGGATTTCCACGCACGCAACCACGCTGACACCGAGCGCACCGCGGCACACAATACCAACCGCCAACAGATGCTCAATGGAGAGAGGCTGGTGTCCAACGTGGTGTTTGCCAACGGGGCACGGAGGGAAGGACACAGGCGTGGAGAGAGTTTGGACCTGTGTGGGAACAACATCGTGCTGAACAACGACAGGAACGGCAGCCAACAAGCTCCACCGCAGCCGCCGCCGCAGCACAAGGACAAGAGCAAAGCCAAACCCGATAATCACAACCCGCCCAACATCCAGCCCGTCTCGGGAAAACTCGAACATGCACAG ACCAGTGACTCTCTGGTGCGTCCATCAGCCTTCAAACCCGTGGTGCCCAAGAGCTTTCACTCCATGCAGAACCTGGTGTGTCCCCTCCAGACCAGCTCTGGGACGGCCGGTCAGGGCAGCAGCGGCGAGAAGGGCGGTCCGAACCAGGACAGTCCCGGGACACACGGTGGTGCAGGCCGGGCAGGACAGGGCAGTCTTTCGGACTCCGGGAGGAACTCTCTGACCAGTCTGCCCACGTACACAGGCTCCAGCTACGGCCCACCGCCCGCGCTCGGACCCCTCAGTGCCTCCACCAGCCACATCAACCGGCTGGGCACCGTCGCCCTGGACAAGCCGGGCTACCAGAACGGCCTGAGCGCCTCCGACAGCGGCCGCTCCTCCTCAGGCAAGAGCTCCTCCTCGTACCAGCGCCTTAGTCACCTGAGCGACGCTCCCGCGCCCCTGAGACCCTCTCCGTCCTCCGACGACGTGATTCAGGACCTGGAGGAGCGACtgtgggagagagagcaagaagtaAGTGAG GTGATTCACATGAGACGTAACCTGGACCAGAGCGAGGCGGCTATAGTGCAGGTGTTCGAGGAGAAGCAGCGCGTGTGGGAGCGTGAGATGGAGGAGTTGAGGCAGAACTATGCCGGGCGTCTGCAGCAGGTGACCCGACGGGCCCAGCGCACCCAGCATGCCCTGCAGGCACAGATCGCCCGTCTGCAGCAGGACAAGCGGCGTCTGCAGGACGAGATGACACTGCTGCTCGCTCAGAGAGAGGAGCTGGAGAAGAAGTGCTTGGACTTCAGGAAGGAGCAGGCCGATATCCTGCCCAGACTGGAGGAGACCAAGTGGGAG gtgtgtcaGAAGGCGGGCGAGATCTCTCTGCTGAAGCAGCAGCTGCGCGAGAGTCAGGGCGAGGTGACGCAGCGGGCCGGAGAGATGGTGGCCCTCAGGGGTCAGTTGAAGGAGCTCAacgcccagctgagagagcgagAGGAGGCCGAGATCAGCCTCAAAGAGTCCTTCTGCACCAAGACCCTGGAGCTGGAGCGCTGCGAGGCCGAGCTGCAGACCATGCTGGCCGAG GTGGCAGTGCTACGAGACAAGCTGAGTGCGTTTGAGACGGAGGTGGCACGGCTGAAGAAGGCCCTCAGTGAACTCAGCAGCAGCTCCAGTCGCTCCAGTGAGCCCAGTCTGACCGGTGTGGGTCAGCTGGTGGCTTCCCGAAGTCGAGAGCATCTTCTGTCCCCTCCGGAGACACCCACATCCCTCCCGGCGTTCCCGGTGCTCCCGGCACCAGACCCGATGCTCTCGCTGCAGAGCGACGACTGCAAGGCGCAGCGGCAGGATTCGGGCGACCTGCGGCGTCAGCTGGAGCGACTGCAGGGCGAGCTGCGTCTGGAGCGACAGCAGCGAGAGCGGCAGGCGCTCACCTTCGCTCAGGAGCGCCAGACCTGGCAGGACGAGAAAGAGCGTGTGCTGAAGTACCAGGCGCAGCTGCAGCTCAGCTACGTGGAGATGCTGCAGAAGAACCAGGCTCTGGAGGAGCGCGTAGACAAGCTAGGAGCCCAGGTCGTCTCACCGTCACCGCCGGAGGCCTCTGTGTCCGTCTCCATATCCCTGACCTCTCCCACCCCACCAGCGGAGGAGAAGAAGCTGACAGAGATGCACCAGCTGGCTCCGCTGTGGCCCGTGCCGACCCGCCTGGAGAGGATCGAGTCAACGGAGATCTAA
- the LOC132140563 gene encoding uncharacterized protein LOC132140563, whose product MTLVLTPAAVCQCFTLVSLCTSIADPNWIQVQNCSDSSSSLIYGVAFTLHAYQNQTDTGPLGGLHGWGMWLLYSLAALCYSAVLVSSSSFLLDFLGAAVTHSKLVTSLHILTAVIGVTVVCVCVACMSVIEHNLQRAKTERLCMSAGESFYIEVLGLLFSLIACALALKGRPVPIRHCEYLSVDGADGDTEPLIGGAEREE is encoded by the exons ATGACCCTGGTGTTGACCCCTGCGGCTGTGTGCCAGTGCTTCACGCTCGTGTCCCTGTGCACGTCTATCGCTGATCCTAACTGGATCCAGGTCCAGAACTGCTCTGATTCGAGCAGCAGTCTCATCTACGGTGTGGCCTTTACTCTACACGCCTATCAGAATCAGACAGACACAG GTCCGTTGGGTGGGCTGCACGGATGGGGAATGTGGCTGCTGTACTCTCTAGCTGCTCTCTGCTACAGCGCCGTCCTGGTTTCCAGTTCCTCGTTCCTGCTGGATTTCCTCGGAGCAGCTGTCACTCACTCAAAGCTGGTGACGTCTTTGCACATCTTGACAG CGGTCATCGGCGTgacggttgtgtgtgtgtgtgtggcctgtATGAGTGTGATTGAGCACAATCTGCAGCGAGCGAAGACAGAGAGGCTCTGCATGTCTGCAGGAGAAAGCTTCTACATCGAGGTGTTGGGCCTGCTCTTCTCCCTCATAGCGTGCGCTTTGGCCCTCAAGGGTCGTCCTGTACCCATCAGGCACTGTGAGTACCTGAGCGTGGATGGAGCGGACGGAGACACGGAGCCTTTGATTGGTGGAGCTGAGAGAGAGGAGTAA
- the LOC132140564 gene encoding leucine zipper putative tumor suppressor 3-like isoform X2 — MGSVGSGASSQRPITMRSVGTRTTPNGPLAAAPPPASARRRLDDRSFSAERIPGPSTKTKGVSADEHSYNTERDFHARNHADTERTAAHNTNRQQMLNGERLVSNVVFANGARREGHRRGESLDLCGNNIVLNNDRNGSQQAPPQPPPQHKDKSKAKPDNHNPPNIQPVSGKLEHAQTSDSLVRPSAFKPVVPKSFHSMQNLVCPLQTSSGTAGQGSSGEKGGPNQDSPGTHGGAGRAGQGSLSDSGRNSLTSLPTYTGSSYGPPPALGPLSASTSHINRLGTVALDKPGYQNGLSASDSGRSSSGKSSSSYQRLSHLSDAPAPLRPSPSSDDVIQDLEERLWEREQEVIHMRRNLDQSEAAIVQVFEEKQRVWEREMEELRQNYAGRLQQVTRRAQRTQHALQAQIARLQQDKRRLQDEMTLLLAQREELEKKCLDFRKEQADILPRLEETKWEVCQKAGEISLLKQQLRESQGEVTQRAGEMVALRGQLKELNAQLREREEAEISLKESFCTKTLELERCEAELQTMLAEVAVLRDKLSAFETEVARLKKALSELSSSSSRSSEPSLTGVGQLVASRSREHLLSPPETPTSLPAFPVLPAPDPMLSLQSDDCKAQRQDSGDLRRQLERLQGELRLERQQRERQALTFAQERQTWQDEKERVLKYQAQLQLSYVEMLQKNQALEERVDKLGAQVVSPSPPEASVSVSISLTSPTPPAEEKKLTEMHQLAPLWPVPTRLERIESTEI, encoded by the exons ATGGGCAGCGTAGGGAGCGGGGCCTCCAGTCAGCGGCCCATCACAATGCGCAGCGTGGGAACCCGCACCACCCCAAACGGCCCGCTGGCGGCCGCACCACCCCCCGCCTCGGCCCGCCGCCGCCTCGATGACCGCAGCTTCAGCGCCGAGCGCATCCCCGGCCCCAGCACCAAGACCAAGGGTGTCTCCGCTGACGAGCACAGCTACAACACCGAGAGGGATTTCCACGCACGCAACCACGCTGACACCGAGCGCACCGCGGCACACAATACCAACCGCCAACAGATGCTCAATGGAGAGAGGCTGGTGTCCAACGTGGTGTTTGCCAACGGGGCACGGAGGGAAGGACACAGGCGTGGAGAGAGTTTGGACCTGTGTGGGAACAACATCGTGCTGAACAACGACAGGAACGGCAGCCAACAAGCTCCACCGCAGCCGCCGCCGCAGCACAAGGACAAGAGCAAAGCCAAACCCGATAATCACAACCCGCCCAACATCCAGCCCGTCTCGGGAAAACTCGAACATGCACAG ACCAGTGACTCTCTGGTGCGTCCATCAGCCTTCAAACCCGTGGTGCCCAAGAGCTTTCACTCCATGCAGAACCTGGTGTGTCCCCTCCAGACCAGCTCTGGGACGGCCGGTCAGGGCAGCAGCGGCGAGAAGGGCGGTCCGAACCAGGACAGTCCCGGGACACACGGTGGTGCAGGCCGGGCAGGACAGGGCAGTCTTTCGGACTCCGGGAGGAACTCTCTGACCAGTCTGCCCACGTACACAGGCTCCAGCTACGGCCCACCGCCCGCGCTCGGACCCCTCAGTGCCTCCACCAGCCACATCAACCGGCTGGGCACCGTCGCCCTGGACAAGCCGGGCTACCAGAACGGCCTGAGCGCCTCCGACAGCGGCCGCTCCTCCTCAGGCAAGAGCTCCTCCTCGTACCAGCGCCTTAGTCACCTGAGCGACGCTCCCGCGCCCCTGAGACCCTCTCCGTCCTCCGACGACGTGATTCAGGACCTGGAGGAGCGACtgtgggagagagagcaagaa GTGATTCACATGAGACGTAACCTGGACCAGAGCGAGGCGGCTATAGTGCAGGTGTTCGAGGAGAAGCAGCGCGTGTGGGAGCGTGAGATGGAGGAGTTGAGGCAGAACTATGCCGGGCGTCTGCAGCAGGTGACCCGACGGGCCCAGCGCACCCAGCATGCCCTGCAGGCACAGATCGCCCGTCTGCAGCAGGACAAGCGGCGTCTGCAGGACGAGATGACACTGCTGCTCGCTCAGAGAGAGGAGCTGGAGAAGAAGTGCTTGGACTTCAGGAAGGAGCAGGCCGATATCCTGCCCAGACTGGAGGAGACCAAGTGGGAG gtgtgtcaGAAGGCGGGCGAGATCTCTCTGCTGAAGCAGCAGCTGCGCGAGAGTCAGGGCGAGGTGACGCAGCGGGCCGGAGAGATGGTGGCCCTCAGGGGTCAGTTGAAGGAGCTCAacgcccagctgagagagcgagAGGAGGCCGAGATCAGCCTCAAAGAGTCCTTCTGCACCAAGACCCTGGAGCTGGAGCGCTGCGAGGCCGAGCTGCAGACCATGCTGGCCGAG GTGGCAGTGCTACGAGACAAGCTGAGTGCGTTTGAGACGGAGGTGGCACGGCTGAAGAAGGCCCTCAGTGAACTCAGCAGCAGCTCCAGTCGCTCCAGTGAGCCCAGTCTGACCGGTGTGGGTCAGCTGGTGGCTTCCCGAAGTCGAGAGCATCTTCTGTCCCCTCCGGAGACACCCACATCCCTCCCGGCGTTCCCGGTGCTCCCGGCACCAGACCCGATGCTCTCGCTGCAGAGCGACGACTGCAAGGCGCAGCGGCAGGATTCGGGCGACCTGCGGCGTCAGCTGGAGCGACTGCAGGGCGAGCTGCGTCTGGAGCGACAGCAGCGAGAGCGGCAGGCGCTCACCTTCGCTCAGGAGCGCCAGACCTGGCAGGACGAGAAAGAGCGTGTGCTGAAGTACCAGGCGCAGCTGCAGCTCAGCTACGTGGAGATGCTGCAGAAGAACCAGGCTCTGGAGGAGCGCGTAGACAAGCTAGGAGCCCAGGTCGTCTCACCGTCACCGCCGGAGGCCTCTGTGTCCGTCTCCATATCCCTGACCTCTCCCACCCCACCAGCGGAGGAGAAGAAGCTGACAGAGATGCACCAGCTGGCTCCGCTGTGGCCCGTGCCGACCCGCCTGGAGAGGATCGAGTCAACGGAGATCTAA